The DNA segment TTCTCGATCTGCCGGCTCGGCAGATCCTGGGTGATGGCGGAGGAACAGCTGAGCACCAGCGAATCGGCGGTGGAAATGGTGGCGGCGAAGATCCCGGCGAGCACGATGCCCACCAGGAACGACGGCAGCAGGGCCTGCGCCATGCTCGGCAGGGCAAGCTCCGGATCGCCGGCGCCCAGATCGGGCAGATAAAGGCGCGACAGCATGCCGACCAGGGTGGCGGCGGCATAGAACAGGATGAAGAACCCGTAGTACCAGAGGCGGGCGCGCCAGAGGTTCCCGGGCGTGTCGAGCGCCATGAAGCGCACCATGATGTGCGGCTGCCCCACCACGCTGAAGCCCGCGAACAGCCAGCCGATCACGAACAGGGCGAGGCCGGAGACGCCGGGCCAGGCATCGGGCGGCGCGGCCATGCTGAGAAAACCGGGGATGGCCTCGAAAGCGCTCATGGTGGCGCCGATGCCGCCCAGTTCCGCGATGGCGACCCAGGCCAGGATCGCCATCGCGATCATCATCACCGCCGATTGCGCCGCGTCGGTCCAGATGGACGCGCGGATGCCGCCGGCCAGGCAATAGGCGATCACCATGGCCGCGCCGACCCAGGCGCCGGCGGACGGATGCCAGCCCAGCAGCGCCTGCAGCGCCTTGCCGCCGGCCGTCAGCTGGGCCGCCGTATAGGCGCCCAGGAAGATGATGGAAACCAGCGCCGCGACGCGCCGGTAGATGCGGAAATCCTGGCCGTACCAGCGTGACAGGATGCCGCCGAAGGTCGCCTCGTCCAGCGCCTCGGTCTGCACGCGCAACTTGTGGTGGATCAGCAGCGAGGCGATCAGGTCGCCGACGATCCAGCCGATCATCAGCCATGCCGCGGCGAGACCGGTGGCGTAGGTGTAGCCGATGACGCCGATGAACATGTAGCCGCTGTTGTTGGTCGCCACCGCCGACAGGCCGACCAGCGAGGGCGCGACGCCGCTGCTCGCCACATAGTAATCCTGCCGCGTGCCCCGGCTCCTGAGAGCCGACAGCAGGCCGACGCCCAGGATCAGGGCAAGCGTGCCGAGAAAGGCGGCGAGGGCCAAGGCCTCAGCCGTTCCGGGCGTCGAGCGGGGCGATCGTCTCGCGGGACGCGACGAACTCCGGCCGGGGCCGTTTGCCGCCGTAAGGCTCGGTGACCTTGTTGGACAGCGCGTTGTACACCATGAAGGCGTTGCTGCGGGCAAACGGCGTGATGTTGCTGCTCGAGCCATGCATCGTGTTGCAGTCGAACAGCAGCACCGATCCCGGCTGCACCAGCGGCGCCTCGATGCCGCCCAGTTCCACCAGCGTGCGCAGGCTGTCGTCGTCCGGCGTGCCGGTTTCCTGCACGCGCAGGGACTGCTTGTAGTTGTCGTCCGGGGTGTCGCCGACGCAGGCGACGAAGTGCCTGTGCGATCCGGGCACCAGCATCAGCGGGCCGTTATGGGCCGTGTTCACCGTCAGCGGAATGGAACACGACACCGCGCGCATGGCGGGCATGCCGTCCTCGACGTGCCAGGTCTCGAAATCCGAGTGCCAGTAGAAGTCCTTGCCCTTGAAGGCCGGCTTCAGATTGATCCGCGACTGGTGGATGTAGACGTCGTCGTCGAGAATCTGCTGGACCAGCGACATGATCCGCGGGTGCGCCGCCAAGCCGGCGAAGGTCTGGTTGATCTGGTGCACCATGAACACCGACCGGATGTCGCCGCTGCCCGGTTCGCTGATGACGACGGGATCGTCCTTGCCCCTCAGCGACTGGCAGGTCTGCTCCAGTTCCTGGCGCAGCACATCGATCTCGTGCGGGTTGAGAACATTGTCGACGACGAGGAAGCCGTCATGCTCGAAACGGCGCAGGTCCGTCGCCGACAGCGGGCCGGAAACCGCCGCGCCGCCATGCAGCACGGGCTCGCGCCGTTCCAGGATGGCAGGCCTGTCGGCCTGCCGTGAAGGATATGGGTCTGTGTTGTGCATGGCGGCCTCAGGCTGCCTGCACGCCATCCGTCTGGGTCACCAGGGGATAGACGCCATTTTCGTCATGGGTTTCGGTACCGGCCACCGGCGGATTAAACACGCAGATCAGCCGCAGGTCTTTCTTCACCCGCATGATGTGCTTCTCATGGCCATCCAGCGCATAGACCGTGCCCGGGGTGATCGGATAGCGCTGCCCGTCCGTCAGGTCTTCCAGCTCGCCTTCACCCTCGATGCAGTACACGGCTTCCTGATGGTTGGCGTACCACATGAAGGTCTCGGTGCCGGCGAACATGGTGGTGTCGTGCAGCGAAAAGCCCATGCCATGCTTCAGCAACAGCAGGCGGCGGCTCCGCCAGGTCTTCGACGCCACGTCGTCCTGGGTATCGGTGACGGAATCCAGTGTCTTCACAATCATATCTGTCTGTCTCCTTCGGTTAGGCCGCGACGCGGGGGCGTACGGCGGCCGCCACGCTCTTGCGCAGGATCTCCAGCCCTTCTTCGAGTTCTTCCTCGGTGACCACCAGCGGCGGCAGGCATTTGATGACCTCGCCGTCGATGCCCGAGGTTTCCATCAGCATCCGGTTGCGGAAGGCTTCCGCGCAGATGGCCGAGGCCCGGTCCGGATCACGGCACTCGATGCCCTGGATCAGGCC comes from the Iodidimonas sp. SYSU 1G8 genome and includes:
- a CDS encoding sodium/proline symporter → MALAAFLGTLALILGVGLLSALRSRGTRQDYYVASSGVAPSLVGLSAVATNNSGYMFIGVIGYTYATGLAAAWLMIGWIVGDLIASLLIHHKLRVQTEALDEATFGGILSRWYGQDFRIYRRVAALVSIIFLGAYTAAQLTAGGKALQALLGWHPSAGAWVGAAMVIAYCLAGGIRASIWTDAAQSAVMMIAMAILAWVAIAELGGIGATMSAFEAIPGFLSMAAPPDAWPGVSGLALFVIGWLFAGFSVVGQPHIMVRFMALDTPGNLWRARLWYYGFFILFYAAATLVGMLSRLYLPDLGAGDPELALPSMAQALLPSFLVGIVLAGIFAATISTADSLVLSCSSAITQDLPSRQIENKWMLKAATAMVVAFALAIALFQVQSVFSLVILAWSVLASAFAPLMLVYARGGRPGEAQALAMMAVGVGVALAWRGLDWHNAVYEGMPGMLAGWLVHVAWQRRKPEAVVAPD
- the thpD gene encoding ectoine hydroxylase is translated as MHNTDPYPSRQADRPAILERREPVLHGGAAVSGPLSATDLRRFEHDGFLVVDNVLNPHEIDVLRQELEQTCQSLRGKDDPVVISEPGSGDIRSVFMVHQINQTFAGLAAHPRIMSLVQQILDDDVYIHQSRINLKPAFKGKDFYWHSDFETWHVEDGMPAMRAVSCSIPLTVNTAHNGPLMLVPGSHRHFVACVGDTPDDNYKQSLRVQETGTPDDDSLRTLVELGGIEAPLVQPGSVLLFDCNTMHGSSSNITPFARSNAFMVYNALSNKVTEPYGGKRPRPEFVASRETIAPLDARNG
- a CDS encoding ectoine synthase, which translates into the protein MIVKTLDSVTDTQDDVASKTWRSRRLLLLKHGMGFSLHDTTMFAGTETFMWYANHQEAVYCIEGEGELEDLTDGQRYPITPGTVYALDGHEKHIMRVKKDLRLICVFNPPVAGTETHDENGVYPLVTQTDGVQAA